A portion of the Ferrimonas lipolytica genome contains these proteins:
- the rplB gene encoding 50S ribosomal protein L2, whose amino-acid sequence MAIVKCKPTSAGRRHVTKVVNAELHKGKPHAALLDKKSKSGGRNNAGRITTRHIGGGHKQHYRIVDFKRNKDGIPAKVERIEYDPNRSANIALVLYADGERRYILSPKGLHAGDSIKSGQDADIKVGNALPMRNIPVGSTVHNVELQPGKGGQLARSAGAYAQIVARDGVYVTLRLRSGEMRKVQAEGRATLGEVGNSEHMLRQLGKAGANRWRGIRPTVRGVAMNPVDHPHGGGEGKTSGGRHPVSPWGVPTKGKKTRSNKRTDKFIVRRRTK is encoded by the coding sequence ATGGCTATTGTTAAGTGTAAGCCTACCTCTGCAGGTCGTCGTCACGTAACCAAAGTGGTTAACGCTGAACTGCACAAAGGTAAGCCTCACGCCGCCTTGCTAGACAAAAAGTCTAAGTCTGGTGGTCGTAACAACGCTGGTCGCATCACCACTCGCCATATTGGCGGTGGTCATAAGCAGCACTACCGTATTGTTGACTTTAAACGCAACAAAGATGGCATCCCAGCCAAGGTAGAGCGCATCGAGTACGATCCAAACCGCAGCGCGAATATCGCTCTGGTTTTGTACGCAGATGGCGAGCGTCGTTACATCTTGTCCCCTAAAGGTTTGCATGCTGGTGACAGCATCAAGTCTGGTCAAGATGCAGATATCAAAGTGGGTAACGCATTGCCTATGCGCAACATCCCAGTTGGTTCTACCGTTCATAACGTAGAACTTCAACCGGGTAAAGGTGGTCAGCTGGCTCGTTCCGCTGGTGCCTACGCGCAAATCGTTGCTCGTGACGGTGTTTACGTAACCCTGCGTCTTCGCTCTGGCGAGATGCGCAAAGTACAGGCCGAAGGCCGCGCTACTTTGGGTGAAGTTGGTAACTCCGAGCACATGCTGCGTCAGCTTGGTAAAGCTGGTGCTAACCGCTGGCGCGGTATCCGCCCTACAGTTCGTGGTGTTGCCATGAACCCGGTGGATCACCCGCACGGTGGTGGTGAGGGTAAAACCTCAGGCGGTCGTCACCCGGTATCCCCATGGGGCGTACCAACTAAGGGTAAGAAGACTCGCAGCAACAAGCGTACCGATAAATTCATCGTACGTCGTCGTACGAAGTAA
- the rplW gene encoding 50S ribosomal protein L23, whose translation MIREERLLKVLLAPHISEKSTMAAELNNTVVFKVALDATKAEIKAAVQKLFEVEVTGVRTSVVKGKVKRTGARFGRRSDWKKAYVTLAEGAEIDFVDGAE comes from the coding sequence ATGATCCGTGAAGAACGTTTGCTGAAAGTGCTGCTGGCTCCACACATCTCTGAAAAGAGCACCATGGCTGCTGAACTGAACAACACTGTTGTTTTCAAAGTAGCACTGGACGCAACCAAAGCTGAAATTAAAGCAGCGGTTCAGAAGCTTTTCGAAGTGGAAGTCACTGGCGTTCGCACCAGCGTAGTTAAGGGCAAGGTTAAGCGTACTGGCGCTCGTTTCGGTCGTCGTAGCGACTGGAAGAAAGCTTACGTAACCTTGGCTGAAGGCGCTGAAATCGATTTCGTCGACGGCGCTGAGTAA
- the rpsC gene encoding 30S ribosomal protein S3 — protein MGQKVHPNGIRLGITKPWSSTWYAEKKDYADNLFSDHEVREFLKKELKNASLSRITIERPAKSVRVTIHTARPGVVIGKKGEDVEKLRQKVAKLAGVPAQINISEVRKPELDAQLVGDSIASQLERRVMFRRAMKRAVQNAMRLGAKGIKIEVSGRLGGAEIARTEWYREGRVPLHTLRADIDYATSEAHTTYGVIGIKVWIFKGEVLGGMPVVEEQPKPQPKRKGRGK, from the coding sequence ATGGGACAGAAAGTACATCCTAATGGTATCCGCCTTGGTATTACCAAGCCTTGGTCTTCGACCTGGTATGCGGAGAAAAAAGATTACGCTGACAACTTGTTCAGCGACCACGAAGTGCGTGAGTTCTTGAAAAAAGAACTTAAAAACGCTTCTTTATCCCGAATCACCATTGAGCGTCCAGCTAAGAGTGTTCGTGTGACTATTCACACTGCTCGCCCTGGCGTTGTAATTGGTAAGAAAGGTGAAGATGTTGAAAAACTGCGTCAGAAAGTAGCCAAATTGGCTGGTGTTCCTGCACAGATCAACATCTCTGAAGTACGCAAGCCGGAACTTGATGCTCAACTGGTTGGTGATTCTATCGCTTCTCAGCTAGAGCGCCGCGTAATGTTCCGTCGCGCTATGAAGCGTGCGGTTCAGAATGCTATGCGTCTAGGTGCCAAAGGCATCAAGATTGAAGTTTCTGGTCGTCTGGGTGGCGCTGAGATCGCACGTACCGAATGGTACCGTGAAGGTCGCGTGCCACTACACACCCTTCGCGCAGATATCGACTACGCAACTTCGGAAGCTCACACCACTTATGGTGTAATCGGCATTAAAGTTTGGATCTTCAAAGGTGAAGTTCTGGGCGGCATGCCGGTTGTTGAAGAGCAACCGAAGCCGCAGCCGAAGCGCAAAGGTCGTGGTAAGTAA
- the rpsS gene encoding 30S ribosomal protein S19 — protein MPRSLKKGPFIDLHLLKKVEKAVENGDKKPVKTWSRRSMIIPNMIGLTIAVHNGRQHVPVFVTEDMIGHKLGEFAPTRTYRGHAADKKAKKR, from the coding sequence ATGCCACGTTCTCTCAAGAAAGGTCCTTTTATTGACCTGCACTTGCTGAAGAAGGTAGAGAAAGCGGTGGAAAACGGAGACAAAAAGCCTGTTAAGACTTGGTCCCGTCGTTCGATGATCATTCCTAACATGATTGGTCTCACCATCGCTGTCCATAATGGTCGCCAGCACGTCCCAGTATTCGTTACTGAAGACATGATTGGTCACAAACTGGGCGAATTCGCGCCGACTCGCACTTACCGCGGCCATGCTGCGGATAAGAAAGCGAAGAAACGCTAA
- the rplV gene encoding 50S ribosomal protein L22, with protein sequence MEVLAKHRFARTSPQKARLVADQIRGLPVDRALDILTFSNKKAGSLVKKVLESAIANAEHNEGLDIDNLKITKIFVDEGPTMKRIMPRAKGRADRILKRSSHITVVVADK encoded by the coding sequence ATGGAAGTTTTAGCTAAACACCGTTTTGCCCGTACCTCTCCTCAGAAGGCACGTCTGGTTGCTGACCAAATTCGTGGTCTGCCTGTAGATCGCGCTCTGGACATCTTAACCTTCAGCAATAAAAAAGCTGGATCTTTGGTTAAGAAGGTTCTGGAGTCTGCAATCGCAAACGCAGAACACAACGAAGGTCTGGACATCGACAACCTGAAGATTACTAAAATCTTCGTTGACGAAGGTCCAACCATGAAGCGCATCATGCCGCGTGCCAAAGGCCGTGCTGACCGCATCCTGAAACGCTCTAGCCACATCACTGTGGTTGTGGCCGACAAGTAA
- the rplD gene encoding 50S ribosomal protein L4, whose protein sequence is MELAMKGASSALEVSETTFGREFNEALVHQVVVAFAANARQGTRAQKTRAEVTGTGKKPWRQKGTGRARAGTVKSPIWRSGGVTFAAKPQDHGQKVNKKMYRAALRSILSELVRQDRLIVVENFSVEAPKTKELAAKLKEMELSDVLIVTGEVDENLFLASRNLYKVDVRDADGIDPVSLIAFDKVLITADAVKQIEEKLA, encoded by the coding sequence ATGGAATTGGCAATGAAAGGCGCTTCAAGCGCTCTTGAAGTTTCCGAAACTACCTTCGGGCGTGAATTCAATGAAGCACTGGTACACCAGGTAGTAGTAGCGTTTGCTGCTAATGCCCGTCAAGGTACCCGCGCTCAGAAGACCCGCGCTGAAGTTACTGGCACTGGCAAAAAGCCATGGCGTCAGAAAGGTACAGGCCGTGCACGTGCCGGTACCGTAAAGAGCCCAATCTGGCGTTCTGGTGGCGTAACATTCGCCGCTAAGCCGCAAGATCACGGCCAAAAAGTGAACAAGAAGATGTACCGCGCCGCTCTACGCAGCATTCTGTCTGAGCTGGTACGTCAAGATCGTCTGATCGTTGTTGAGAACTTCTCTGTTGAAGCTCCGAAGACCAAAGAATTGGCTGCGAAGTTGAAAGAGATGGAACTGAGCGACGTGCTGATCGTAACTGGTGAAGTTGATGAGAACCTATTCCTGGCTTCTCGTAACTTGTACAAAGTTGACGTTCGCGACGCAGACGGTATCGATCCGGTTAGCCTGATCGCGTTCGACAAGGTGCTGATTACTGCTGATGCAGTTAAACAGATTGAGGAGAAGCTAGCATGA